The Cucurbita pepo subsp. pepo cultivar mu-cu-16 chromosome LG18, ASM280686v2, whole genome shotgun sequence nucleotide sequence AAACGAGCGCAATGCCGCCCAGGGACAACACCCCCGCCGTCGTCGCGAACAGGAGGAAGGCCAGGGGAACCCAGATGGGTGATGTGAAGATGATGAAAGGGGTGAGGAAGATCAGGGCCAGGATCCCCGCCGTTAGGGTAACACCCGTCAGGAACATCAGGATGGAGGCGGTGATGAAGAGGGTCAGGAACCCGAGGAGGTGCGGGGAGTGAGGGGTATGGTCTTGGAACCTCTGGAGGAGCgtggaggcggcggcggcgccGGTGGGAGTACGGTTGTCGGCCATGGCTGAGGGAAGGAAGTGTggtgtgaaaaaaaaaaacagagtgtGGTGGAGGTGCGAGGGTTTTAAGGGTATGTGGGGGAATTGCAAAGGGATACGCGTGGTGGGCGTTCAGCTTTGGACGCCCTCCCTATGGCTGACCCTTTCTTTATTTccagtttatttatttttatttattaactgAATTTCTTAATTAGTTCCTCGCCTATATTTGGCTTATGACTtaattttctcttaatttttttttttaaaattattattctaatttaaGGAATTAGATATCAGTGAAGAGTGGAACGAAGCATCCCTTGTAACaatgtgaaaacttctttGCTTCTCTCAGACTAACGACCCCTAAACGGGATGAAGAGtagaatcaaatattttttataagggtatagaaaaAGGTCAGAGAGTAGAATCAAACAATGTTATTAAAGGTATGAAAACATTTTTCAGACTAACAAACTCTAAGAAGGTGGAGAGAGTAGAACGGAGCTTtacttataaaggtgtggaaactctcGTGAATGGAGAGGATCCAAtgtgattattattttcccCCCATAACCCTCACGTGGGAAGATATCACATGATCTTATTTTCAAAGTCTACCTCTTTTGGTATACATTCATAAATTTCATCACTATTACAACTAATCTCAAccaattaatattaattattcacTTCCTTGTTTCCTGCGACGTGCCGTGTCTTCActcccatttcttcttccaataattaatgcttacaaaatgaaattattggatatatataataaacccTTTAATCAAATACGTAATCCAGTTTCCTGAATTGGGTGTTCTAAGTTACCTCTGTAAATTACAGTAATCCTGGTACAGATACAAATGGATTTTCATTTTACACAACTATAAGGAAAACcatatacacatacatatgatgtttttttgttccctgattttcttttgggaagttattccctttttttttcttcttcttttcactttctttGATGAAGAATAGAGTTCAACAAAGATGATTACAATAGAATGATCcaaataatcataaataaagattggaagtttacaaaaaaaaaaaaaagaaaaaaaaaagaaccttTTCTCAATGGTGCAATGGATTTGGACCGGTTGGGACGAGTCGTTTTTCGACGCCGTACCGGGGATCGATCTCCGCTGCAGCCGGGGGAGAATTGGTGTGATGGTGGCGGTGATGACGGTGGTGGTGATGGCGGTCACTTCGTTGATGGAGACGGTGAAGGAAGATGGTGAAGTCAAATTTAAGCTTTCTGTTGAGAGAAAAGGATGGGTTATTTGGGTTGGCATGGAGAGGAAGGGCATGAAAGAGGAAGGTTGAAGAggaaagaaggaggaggagagtaATGAATTTGCAGAGGGTTAAAGGCATTATGGATAATAATAATGACAAGAGAATGGGTGTGGAGAGGGAGAAGGAGAGAAAGGACTGCAtggagaggaaaaagaagagcaaGAAGAAAAGGGGATTAGAGAAGTAAATGAGAAAGGAGGATTTAGCGTAAGAAATGTTGAGGGAGAAGAAGGTTGACATTGAAGAAGAGataggaagagagagagagagagagagagagagagagagagagagagagagagaaaggagggGACAAAACTGTGGAGAATTCTTGTTTCAATGACAACTTCCTTTGCGTTGAAGGAACAAAGCCTCATTTAAAGCAGATTGTCAAActttgaattatatattacCAAAACCCATTGACAGAGAGACACAGAgagattataaaaaaagaacagaaggaagaagggaaagagaagAGCTGACTTCTGAAtgcaactttaaattttatcaaagtTTAGAAGTGGGTGTGTGGGATGGTGGCTGTTTTGCAGATTTCAAGGTACAACTCATACATACTATTAccatattcttaattttcagaTAGGAAATGCTTCCTATCTCTCTCCCCCTCCCCCTCCCCTATTGTAATCTCACCATCTCACATTGGTAATGTGAGATTacaacgaaatattctttataatggtgtgtaaatctctccctaaccggcacgttttaaaactatgaggctgactgcgatacataacggattaaaaagcagataatatctatgAATGGTGAGTTTCGACGGATGCATAAAGAAAAGGCTTGTTTATTCCTCCCTCCTCTTCTAGGCTCTAAGGCTTTAACTGGGTGTGTGCCAATTGCCCCTGGTTGAGATGGATATGGGTGGTGGTGGTGCTTGGAATAAGGGAAGCCAACCAGGAGAGTAAGCAACACACAAACAACAAAGATCCAATATGGTTGAGTGTGCAAACCCCAAGTTcctaaacaatattttttgcTAAAAACTAAGCATCCCCTTTTCTTCAGGAAGTGGGAATATGGACTTTTGAATGCCTTTTTTTCTGAATCACTCTGTCGGCTATGTCCCCCTTAGATGACACGCTTATCTTATCACTTCATCTAATATTCACCATCCGATCATTCACCATATTGTAAATGGGGGCGACATTTCTTATGCAGAAATGTCGGCATGGGTTGGGAAAATTCATGAGAAGAGGGAGGAAAGTCAAATCACCCCCCACCTACATACACTTTCACCAAATAACACTCACCAAATTCTTGTGTATTAGTTCACATTTGGTATATCGGAGTGGATGGCCTTCATCCTGATGCCTTGTGGCCTTCCTACTTCTTTCCACCTACCCCACTAGGATTGTTTCAATCACTTCCTATACTTCCTTGAACAGCATCTGTTCCTACAGCTTTGTCCCTTAGGTCTAGACTTCCTACCTAGCTAAGAAGTTATGCAACCTCCTCTATTAAGAGGATATAAGACAAACCTTTTAAGAGGATAACAACAAAGCTTTTGTATTGGCTAAACAAGTAAAAGTTTATAACAACAAAGCTGGGGATGAGGGCAACATATTAAGAGGATATAAGACAAACCTTTGAGAAGAGAACAGTTTTATGCAGGATTATTACCTTCTAAATGCTGCATTCTACCAAAAACAACACGAAAAAACTATACTAACTCACTCATCTGACGATATGAGAATATAAACATACAAACAAGCACATGCATTATGAAATATTCAAAAAGATATTGTACCTGATATGCTCTGTTGTTCCTACAGGGGGAGAAAGGTGAAATTGTCTGGCAATCGCTGTCTTTATTTCTAAACTTCTGTATTGGCTAAACAAGTAAAAGTTATCGTAAAATACACCGTAAGTTTGCACACGTGTCGTCCCACTGTAATTGGTAACTAATGGATTTACATTccttaaatcaattaaacaTCTATTTTCCTTCATCTTTTCTTCCCGCACACCAAACTGGTAAAGAACAATTCAATTCATCAGAGTCCCCAAGATGAAATATCAGCAGTAAATCAAGCAAGTATAGGTTAGGGATCTTTAAAATTGGCTCTAATATAACAAGTAACACGACTGCACAAGATTAACTGCAGAGCTCCTACCGTAATTCACTAAGGCCTTCCAGATGGAAGAAAGGCAATATCACCTTGTATCATATATTGGGGTATAAAGTTCTGTTTGCCTCTTCAACCTTCCTCCCAATCcacatcatcttcttcttcatcttctaccGAAGCTGATGCTTCAACATTCAAGTCACCAACCTTGTAATTTTCATTTGCGTTACCTGTAATACGGCAAGAAAGGTAAGGTTCCTCCTTAAATCCCAACTTACTTTTACACATAATAAGCAGGATATAAACACCATAAAACACTTAAAAGAGTCGAACgtggaaaagaaaagccaCGTCTCACCGTCTATTGGAGCCTCCTCCCATTCaatatcatcttcttcatcatcctcTTCACGTTTTGCCTTCATTCCTACCTGACGACTGGAATTTGTGTAAGACAAGTTTTCAGTAACCTCTGTACTGGATAATTCCTTTTGTCCCTTAGCAGCTTCTTCAAGCTCTTGTTGCTTCTTCAGTATAGCAGCATAATAAGCTTTAACATACTCATCCTACAATACAGCCAATCAGTACATAAGTCATATAatctctttcaatttttatgattaaaaaaactctttaattcataagaaatgaaaagagcCAGTCTAATTGAACGAACCTGTATATTCGTTTTGTCATCATCATTGGCCGATGACTTTTTATCATCAGAAAACTGAGTGGAAGCTGAACCAGCATCCATCTTTGCCTCCCCTTTGACCTCCCCGCGTTGTTCCTTTGTGAGGTTCATCCCTTCTTTGATCATCCAAGGAGGTAACACTTTCAGAGTAGTGTTCTCAGATTCAGATTTAACATTCACTCCCTTGCCCTCAGCCCCAGAAAAGGCAACTTCAACCTAACAGGTTCATTCAAAAACTCATTGACCGTTAGACTGGTTCCTTTCAAGATCCAACAATATAACAAGCATGAGGTGAAAAAATGGGATACCTTGGTCTCGCCAACAAAAGGCATAGGTGTTCCCCCATATCCTAAACCTTGTGATGATTTTGAGGGATCATTGCCATTGAGATCACCATTTGCTCCACGTGCAGCTGCACTTGCACGAGCTTCCCATGCTAAAAGAGTTCCAAATTCTGGAACTGGCAAATCTTTGACTCTGCTGAGTTGTTCCATTAAAGGTTTAAGCTGAACCtacaattatttgatttattcatCAATTTAGAAATAGGAAAATCCTTTTCTAAAACTCAAGGGAACAAACacaattcataaattatttcagAAAAATGGCTTGAAGATGAAGTTCAGTGTTATATTCAACTAACAAATGTAAAAAACTTCAGCAATCAATGATCCCCATTACAGCATAGAGTTACACCTTGTGTTCTCATATCCAGGATAAAAAATTTTCAAGATCGTtatgattaaatatatatggagagagagagagagagagagagagggaaaaagatttgaagttgaaaaataaaattctttttcaagAGATCAAACCTCCATCTTCTGAAGCATGTCCTTCAATTTTTCATGCCGGCGCTTCCTGGCATTATCATCTCCATCCCCTCCTTGGGCAGCAGCCAGTTTGTCACTCTCTGCAACCAGCTCGCCATTGCAATTTTCACAATGGAAGTATTCATCCTCAAGAGAGATTAATCGAAGAGCATCCAAAGCAGTGTACCTAATCAATATCATTAAATTGTCAAGTTTGTTTCCAGATTAAAAAGTCAATAACAAGCGTGCAGTGCTGTGATTCCATCCagtttaaaattacaaaatatcaGAAAGAACATTtcttaagagaaaaataacatATCATCAAAACCTTCTCGAACAGTTGGGGCATATATACTCTTGAACTGTGTTCTTGTCCTCCAGTTCATCTTTCAGTTTTTTCTTCATGCGGTGCAGTCTGTATCTAACCACATCATAGACCTGTAACCAGGATTAGCTATACTAAGGGAACTGACCAGAGTTAAAGTCTGTTTTCACTGGGTTTAGATACAATTATTATTGAGCGATGAAGCAACTAATTGAAGTacatatataaaagaaacctGTGCATAGTCTAGCGAGCAATAAGAATGTGTGTGCATCTTAATCTTTTCATCCCCCTCCTTCCCCGGGTGTTGGCCATCGGCTGTGGCAGCAATTGCAGCGCTAAATATCTTTGCTCCCTTAGCTGTCTGGAAAAGCAAAGAGCAAAAAAATGAAGAGCATGCCTATTAATAACTTATtggacacaaaattgaaaatgtctGGAAAAGCATATCGACACAAAGTAAAAAGTTCAtcacacaaaattgaaaaatatgaaaatgaaaatgacttattagacacaaaattgaaagttcaaagatttattagacacattttaaagttCAAGAACCAAATAGACACAAACCAGAAAGTTCAGCAcataacttataatttaacccaaattgaaacaaagtacacctggAGGCAACAAAAACGGTAACTTCCCAAGGTCTCCAATGGCCTTGTCGTTCCTTGAAACAATTCtctgtttatttttaacaaaatttccCAAAAGAACGAACAAACTTCATTCAACATAAGCACCTTAGATGCTATAGACAATCAAGTTAAGATGCTTAAAACTTCATACTAAGAAATTCCGATTTACTAACCTAACAGGCACAGTAACAAGATGCATTGACAGAATCGGCACTGACCTCCCTTCTATGATCTCGGGTAACCAATTTTTCCTCTTCTAAAAACCTTAGAGTTCGACGTAATTGCTTCGAATGTAGTTTTAAGTTCTTTGCCAAATCTTCTTCTCGAACCCATTGTCGTCTAGAACAGGATATGAAAACAAATGTGATAAGCAAAGGAAAAATGTGGCTGTATAACAGCTCGCCAGATTCATGTTAAGCATGCATGGCTCCGTCATCATAACAAATTCAAGAACAGAAACTCTATGACATAAAATTACAACCCTCAGACAGGTTCATGTTCCAAATCCTTTATAATAATAGATTAAGAaacttgaaaatgaaaattttcaattagcTATTTGCTCAGACCGTCTgaaaaatttaacttaaaaaacaGGATAAGGTTCTTTAACAGATGAGCAAATTATAagcaaaaatgaaatgataaaCTCGAGTTTGAAATAATCAAAAGTACAACTAAGCTATTCAGTGAGCTATATCAATGTGAATAACCTGCATCAATGTTGCCTTTCGTCAACTTAGCTTAACTAGAGAAATAACGTATACAAGAAACACATAGATAAACAACCATAATATGCAGTTGTTCCACACCAGCACTAGCTGAATGGGTGTACAATACATATAGTGCTCAGCTTAGGCTGGAAATAGAACTACCAAGAATCCGGTATAAAGTGCATTACGCTCAAATTTCCACTATTCTAATCATATTCAAGCACAGTTCCTGCCTAGAATTCGTTCCACTAATGTAGCTCTGCCTCCCCAGCTTCATAACGAAAAATTGAGCGGCAGAATTCTGCCTTGTAAAAACACTGAAGATTGCCAAGTAAATAAAAACGCCAAAGTGCAGTACCTCGTGAGAGCATCAAGCACGACAACCGCGATTCCCCTATTATCACTCCGACCGGTCTTAGGCTGATTATCTCCTTTAGTCGTAATGTCATCGTAGAAAGCTCTTGCAGCTAGCTTCACCAACCTGCCCAATTAATCATGATCATTCAACACACCAACTTAAACAAAACCCAGGAAACTAATGAAAACAGAATACAATCCCATTGTTCACAGCTAAAGAAGATATTCAAATTGCCATTTTTATCAGTGGAGAGGGCTCATAAGTTAATAGAGGAAAGTACCTGTTAAAAGGTTCGATACTCATGATGATAATGAATTAACTTGGGATTCAATTGCTCAAGTGCTGGTGTAGCTATTACATATGAGCTGATTTTTTTCAGTATTCCACTCGAGCAGGACTTCGCAGAGAGCGATCTGAGAATCGCgggagaaaaggaaaagaaaaatggagcGAAAGAGAGACATTGGCCGTCATAAATAGACGAAAATAAAGCGCACCAAATGCTATTAGATAATTTTCGGGTCGGTTTATCTACATCCTATCGGGTTCATCCGTAAATGGGCTTTCATTGGCCCGATTTATTGGGCCTCTATAAACCCTTCTGGGCCTAACtttttgaatcaaaatttggGCTGGCCCATGGGTTCATCAGCCCAATTCTATTCCGATTGAATTATTCAATTATCATAATGTTAGAAACACACatgttatttaataattttttaaaaacacattttttttgtcatattataaattcaatcCAATAAAAACGTGACACGTATAAttcatatttgtaattttttaaatctatgtttgttttttctcgatatatatatatattttttttaacacgcgacttaaataaagtaaaaatagcgtttataagtttaatttttaaaaaataaagaaaatatatcctaaaaaatgaatgattaatgtataaattattgggaggaggaagaagaagaaccacAAATCAtgcattatatttattttttggtacGACAAAATGTCCAATTTATGTGGTGCACCGCCCCTAaagttttgatatttatattcaatACCATAATGTCTATTTTTGCTGCTCAATATATTCTCTGACTCTCTTTCTATAAATATTGTTCAAGCacgattcttctttttttccttactATATATCATTGGTaacaagaaatcaaaatggGTCATGATTAGGTTAAAATACATTGAAAGGGTGGCAGATCTCGGGAATTATCGAATCTTTAGAATCATAGTCACTAGAGTTACGTTGGTCTTATTAGATTCGATAGTTGTTCATGGAATGTGGCATGGAACATTCGTCCACACTAGGAGCTTGACATATGAGCGATGGGTTAGACCAATCAAATTCGTCTAATTCTAAGAATGACTTCGAGAAAGATGACAACCCAGTCTTTTGTCTGGTGCTCGAGCTCCTATTTTGCTTGTGTTCTTCATCGATGGCTGCCGGGgaatagaaattaattagtGGAAGTCGTGTACTATAAATGCCACGACGGGACAGGTGTTGGGCATGCATATGgcatatatatttgattataatcATATGATATGTATGTGAAAGGTCTAAATTAATCTTGACTAACCACTTTTATTCTATGAATTTTCCAATTAAGGGTCCAATCCCACCTTGTTGTCTACATCTTCTTGGCAGCTTCAATGCTTCTCCTTTGGGGGTTTTTTAGTCATTTCCTTATTGCCCCTATGTTATATCAACAACACTGACTATATATGCacaccttttttctttcttgaagtgacaatatatttgatttggtACCATATATATAAGGAATTCcattatatatagaaaaagtTACCAACACACGAACTTAACGTTTATCATCGTTCAAGATTCGAATTCTTCCATTACAATTGTccacttttattataaaagcCGATCAAAATTGTTAGGAACCATAGATCTtcacaaatggtatgatactagttttgattttggtttctcGAAATGGTCTTATGCCAACGTAGGACTCCCTCTCAACCATCTtcctctcgaacaaattacaccatagagcctcccctgagacTTATaaagccctcgaacaacctctccttaatcaaAGCTCAACTCCTTACGTcgttgaacaaagtacaccatagagtctCCCCTGAGTTTTATGGAGCCGTCAAACAACCTCTCCTCAATCGAGActgtcgaacaaagtacaccatagagcctcccatGAGGCTAATGAAGCCTTCAAAGAGTCTCTCcataatcgaggctcgacttctcAAGTTGTTATTATTGATTCATTTgtttgtttcgacatatttcgatcgtgGGTCACATTCAACAAGAATAACTCAACCCGAAACCTGAAGGATGGAGAAATATGATCTAAATGAGTTTAGGGTGGGCATTAAAATTGGCATCAGAAGAATCAATACTGATCTGACACTAGCGCTCAAAAAACATACACATAACNATATGAGCTGATTTTTTTCAGTATTCCACTCGAGCAGGACTTCGCAGAGAGCGATCTGAGAATCGCgggagaaaaggaaaagaaaaatggagcGAAAGAGAGACATTGGCCGTCATAAATAGACGAAAATAAAGCGCACCAAATGCTATTAGATAATTTTCGGGTCGGTTTATCTACATCCTATCGGGTTCATCCGTAAATGGGCTTTCATTGGCCCGATTTATTGGGCCTCTATAAACCCTTCTGGGCCTAACtttttgaatcaaaatttggGCTGGCCCATGGGTTCATCAGCCCAATTCTATTCCGATTGAATTATTCAATTATCATAATGTTAGAAACACACatgttatttaataattttttaaaaacacattttttttgtcatattataaattcaatcCAATAAAAACGTGACACGTATAAttcatatttgtaattttttaaatctatgtttgttttttctcgatatatatatatattttttttaacacgcgacttaaataaagtaaaaatagcgtttataagtttaatttttaaaaaataaagaaaatatatcctaaaaaatgaatgattaatgtataaattattgggaggaggaagaagaagaaccacAAATCAtgcattatatttattttttggtacGACAAAATGTCCAATTTATGTGGTGCACCGCCCCTAaagttttgatatttatattcaatACCATAATGTCTATTTTTGCTGCTCAATATATTCTCTGACTCTCTTTCTATAAATATTGTTCAAGCacgattcttctttttttccttactATATATCATTGGTaacaagaaatcaaaatggGTCATGATTAGGTTAAAATACATTGAAAGGGTGGCAGATCTCGGGAATTATCGAATCTTTAGAATCATAGTCACTAGAGTTACGTTGGTCTTATTAGATTCGATAGTTGTTCATGGAATGTGGCATGGAACATTCGTCCACACTAGGAGCTTGACATATGAGCGATGGGTTAGACCAATCAAATTCGTCTAATTCTAAGAATGACTTCGAGAAAGATGACAACCCAGTCTTTTGTCTGGTGCTCGAGCTCCTATTTTGCTTGTGTTCTTCATCGATGGCTGCCGGGgaatagaaattaattagtGGAAGTCGTGTACTATAAATGCCACGACGGGACAGGTGTTGGGCATGCATATGgcatatatatttgattataatcATATGATATGTATGTGAAAGGTCTAAATTAATCTTGACTAACCACTTTTATTCTATGAATTTTCCAATTAAGGGTCCAATCCCACCTTGTTGTCTACATCTTCTTGGCAGCTTCAATGCTTCTCCTTTGGGGGTTTTTTAGTCATTTCCTTATTGCCCCTATGTTATATCAACAACACTGACTATATATGCacaccttttttctttcttgaagtgacaatatatttgatttggtACCATATATATAAGGAATTCcattatatatagaaaaagtTACCAACACACGAACTTAACGTTTATCATCGTTCAAGATTCGAATTCTTCCATTACAATTGTccacttttattataaaagcCGATCAAAATTGTTAGGAACCATAGATCTtcacaaatggtatgatactagttttgattttggtttctcGAAATGGTCTTATGCCAACGTAGGACTCCCTCTCAACCATCTtcctctcgaacaaattacaccatagagcctcccctgagacTTATaaagccctcgaacaacctctccttaatcaaAGCTCAACTCCTTACGTcgttgaacaaagtacaccatagagtctCCCCTGAGTTTTATGGAGCCGTCAAACAACCTCTCCTCAATCGAGActgtcgaacaaagtacaccatagagcctcccatGAGGCTAATGAAGCCTTCAAAGAGTCTCTCcataatcgaggctcgacttctcAAGTTGTTATTATTGATTCATTTgtttgtttcgacatatttcgatcgtgGGTCACATTCAACAAGAATAACTCAACCCGAAACCTGAAGGATGGAGAAATATGATCTAAATGAGTTTAGGGTGGGCATTAAAATTGGCATCAGAAGAAGCAATACTGATCTGACACTAGCGCTCAAAAAACATACACATAACCCACACAGATATTTTAAAGTGGCATAAGgataaagaacaaaacatggaCACATGGACTTTCTTTCCCATCATCACCGCCTTTAATTTAACTCATTAATACACAGCCACACCAGAtgaactcaaatttcaaaactttttaaattttttgaacaaaaaaagtgTCAAAATCAGAGCACTGTGCATAGAAATAGGTGACACAATTGGGTTAAGAACAAAAAGTGGTGCCCTACAAAGGCATATCCAAAGTACTGTGGAGCAGTCTGAGATGGGGTGGGGGGGGGGAAAATGGGCTTATGTTCATCCCCTCCAAGCCTG carries:
- the LOC111779814 gene encoding oleosin 16 kDa — translated: MADNRTPTGAAAASTLLQRFQDHTPHSPHLLGFLTLFITASILMFLTGVTLTAGILALIFLTPFIIFTSPIWVPLAFLLFATTAGVLSLGGIALVSAAGFSWAYRYFKGMHPPGSEGLEYARSRIYDTASHVKDYAREYGGYLQSKVKDAAPGA
- the LOC111779811 gene encoding general transcription factor IIE subunit 1-like; translation: MSIEPFNRLVKLAARAFYDDITTKGDNQPKTGRSDNRGIAVVVLDALTRRQWVREEDLAKNLKLHSKQLRRTLRFLEEEKLVTRDHRRETAKGAKIFSAAIAATADGQHPGKEGDEKIKMHTHSYCSLDYAQVYDVVRYRLHRMKKKLKDELEDKNTVQEYICPNCSRRYTALDALRLISLEDEYFHCENCNGELVAESDKLAAAQGGDGDDNARKRRHEKLKDMLQKMEVQLKPLMEQLSRVKDLPVPEFGTLLAWEARASAAARGANGDLNGNDPSKSSQGLGYGGTPMPFVGETKVEVAFSGAEGKGVNVKSESENTTLKVLPPWMIKEGMNLTKEQRGEVKGEAKMDAGSASTQFSDDKKSSANDDDKTNIQDEYVKAYYAAILKKQQELEEAAKGQKELSSTEVTENLSYTNSSRQVGMKAKREEDDEEDDIEWEEAPIDGNANENYKVGDLNVEASASVEDEEEDDVDWEEG